One genomic segment of Hordeum vulgare subsp. vulgare chromosome 2H, MorexV3_pseudomolecules_assembly, whole genome shotgun sequence includes these proteins:
- the LOC123431365 gene encoding uncharacterized protein LOC123431365: protein MSNLSLHDNLLKKKVDLPYLGCHTEDAMDFLLVETHQLLYRFNSFPSIVQKFGIPISTDKIDKLRLVSSALVGISELIKRHKSAAAKGYGDPLDRAGWDATWGSSTGTHGVFDDITTLSPMQFTAYTPGIIPLSSVPGPALQIYSIKLIKLNPNLSWPIDVYGMVAVRDGFDHNLNILFRRSSANCQRIKKEYPFLHLIGPSRAIVAGEPVLFQIELKLKCGAQFEDKASFTANQNYHPVMRYHDTMEIRNCCCTAKIRLGRVSPAIQATIVGVRVVEGLWPFKYGCKVSCLFSPVDATKGRAEEVVLLDYHAKRMCAGSDGCLSLSRNVVSVAKQGTLRVIVGAYSKSGLNKNREFHAEFRIQESQTDSCRCSVDGSTLEIVVAWSRIVMDKYEHVFVGY from the exons ATGTCTAACCTCTCCCTCCATGACAATCTACTCAAGAAGAAGGTGGATTTGCCTTACCTAGGTTGCCATACCGAGGATGCAATGGATTTCCTGCTTGTGGAGACGCACCAGTTGCTCTACCGCTTCAACTCTTTCCCATCCATTGTACAAAAATTTGGAATCCCCATATCCACGGACAAGATTGACAAGCTGCGTCTCGTATCCAGTGCACTTGTGGGCATCTCGGAGCTTATCAAAAGGCACAAATCTGCTGCTGCCAAGGGTTATGGAGATCCTTTGGACCGTGCCGGCTGGGATGCTACCTGGGGAAGCTCGACAGGGACACATGGTGTCTTTGACGACATAA CGACATTGAGTCCTATGCAGTTCACGGCTTACACGCCTGGAATCATCCCATTATCTTCTGTCCCTGGCCCTGCCTTGCAGATCTACTCAATCAAACTCATTAAGCTCAACCCTAATCTGAGTTGGCCTATTGATGTCTACGGCATGGTTGCTGTACGGGACGGTTTTGACCACAACCTCAACATTCTCTTCCGCCGGTCAAGTGCAAACTGCCAAAGAATTAAGAAAGAG TACCCTTTTTTGCACTTGATTGGCCCGTCTCGTGCAATTGTGGCTGGCGAACCTGTTTTGTTTCAAATTGAACTGAAATTGAAGTGTGGAGCACAGTTTGAAGATAAAGCATCATTCACTGCCAACCAAAATTACCACCCCGTCATGCGGTATCACGACACCATGGAGATCCGCAATTGCTGTTGTACAGCAAAGATAAGACTTGGGCGAGTTTCTCCAGCAATCCAGGCCACAATTGTAGGTGTTCGTGTGGTTGAAGGGCTGTGGCCTTTTAAGTATGGATGTAAAGTTTCTTGCTTGTTTTCTCCTGTTGATGCAACGAAGGGACGTGCGGAAGAAGTCGTCTTGCTTGACTACCATGCTAAAAGGATGTGTGCAGGATCAGATGGGTGTCTTTCTTTGTCAAGAAATGTTGTGTCAGTGGCAAAGCAGGGCACACTTCGAGTCATCGTTGGAGCTTACTCAAAGTCCGGACTCAACAAAAATCGAGAATTTCACGCCGAATTCCGTATCCAGGAGTCCCAGACAGATAGTTGTAGATGCTCAGTTGATGGCTCCACATTGGAGATAGTTGTAGCTTGGTCTCGCATTGTCATGGACAAGTATGAGCATGTATTCGTTGGTTATTGA